A segment of the Oncorhynchus tshawytscha isolate Ot180627B linkage group LG06, Otsh_v2.0, whole genome shotgun sequence genome:
CTCGCATTCCTGGAAGATTTTCACTTTCTTCAGGGTATCCAGATGGACGTCGATGGCAATCTCGGCCTTCAGCTTGTCCGGCAGGTTCTTCAGCACCTCCTTCTCATCGCAGGTCTTCTTCTCCGTCCAGAGGTAGTCAAACCACTTGATGACCCTGGCCTCCAGATCCTTGGAGACCTTACGGAACTGCATGTATTGCTTGATGGAGTCGATCTTAGCCTGGAAGTCTGCACGGTTTTTGTTCATGTTGGAGATCATGGCGCCAACATTACCGACAATGGTGGCGAAAATCAGCACGCCGATGAGGAAGTCGGCGACCACGAAGAGGTACTCAAAGTCCCTGACGGGGGGCGGGGTTTCTCCGATGGTGGTCAGGGTCAAGGTCGaccaatagagacagtagatgtacttCCTGGAAAGGCGGCCGTGCTCAGGGTGACTGATGTTTGGGTACACCCAGGTGTCGGACCCGAACCCGATGGTCTTGGAGATGGCGAAGAAGATGCAGGCGTTCCAGTGGATGATGATCAGGATGTAAAGTACCAGGTTGCTGATTCGGAAAACGTTGGGGAAGCTGGTTCTGGTTTCTGTGCGGTCAAAGTACTCAAAGAGGCGGTTCATCTTTGCAAGCCGGTTCAGTCTGAGCTCGGGGTTGTTGATGCCCACTTTGAGAAAAAGCAGGTCTGTGGGTAGCATTGAAATTACGTCCCATTTGAACTGTTCCGTTTGTCTGTATTTGTCTAGAAGCTTTTGTTTGTCTTTCACAAGCAGCCCCTGTTCCAAATAACCTTTTAAGATAATGAAGAGAAAATGTAATTAGTGAAaatcaaaaataaatcaaataatcaCAAACAAATGTTAATGAATTTTGACTGCATGGAAGTGTCTACTGCCTCTCTTGCTTGACAAATCACAAATGATCAAAGACACCCCTACTAGCGTTGGTTCAAATCCACACCGGTCTTTAAATCCCAGCCCCACCGGTATTCACACGGCAGCCCCACCGGTCTTCCCAGCCCCACTGGTCTTCCCAGCCCCAATGGTCTTCCCAGCCCCAATGGTCTTCACACCCCAGACCCACCGGTCTTCCCACCCCAGCCCCACCGGTCTTCCCACCCCAGCCCCACCGGTCTTCCCACCCCAGCCCCACCGGTCTTCCCACCCCAGCCCCACCTGTCTTCCCAGCCCCACCGGTCTTCCCAGCCCCAATGGTCTTCACACCCCAGACCCACCGGTCTTCCCACCCCAGCCCCACCGGTCTTCCCATCCCAGCCCCACTGGTCTTCCCACCCCAGCCCCACCGGTCTTCCCAGCCCCACTGGTCTTCCCAGCCCCAATGGTCTTCACACCCCAGCCCCAATGGTCTTCACACCCCAGACCCACCGGTCTTCCCACCCCAGACCCACCGGTCTTCCCACCCCAGCCCCACCGGTCTTCCCACCCCAGCCCCACCGGTCTTCCCATCCCAGCCCCACCGGTCTTCCCATCCCAGCCCCACTGGTCTTCCCACCCCAGCCCCACCGGTCTTCCCAGCCCCAATGGTCTTCACACCCCAGACCCACCGGTCTTCCCACCCCAGCCCCACCGGTCTTCCCACCCCAGCCCCACCGGTCTTCCCATCCCAGCCCCACCGGTCTTCCCATCCCAGCCCCACTGGTCTTCCCACCCCAGCCCCACCGGTCTTCCCAGCCCCACTGGTCTTCACACCCCAGCCCCACCGGTCTTCACACCCCAGCCCCACCGGTCTTCCCACCCCAGCCCCACTGGTCTTCCCATCCCAGCCCCACCGGTCTTCCCATCCCAGCCCCACCGGTCTTCCCATCCCAGCCCCACCGGTCTTCCCACCCCAGCCCCACCGGTCTTCCCACCCCAGCCCCACTGGTCTTCCCATCTCAGCCCCACCGGTCTTCCCATCTCAGCCCCACCGGTCTTCCCATCCCAGCCACACCGGTCTTCCCACCCAGCCACACCGGTCTTCCCATCCCAGCCCCACCGGTCTTCACACCCCAGCCCCACCGGTCTTCACACCCCAGCCACACCAGTCTTCCCATCCCAGCCCCACCGGTCTTCACACCCCATCCCCACCGGTCTTCACACCCCATCCCCACCGGTCTTCACACCCCAGCCCCACCGGTCTTCACACCCCAGCCCCACCGGTCTTCACACCCCAGCCCCACTGGTCTTCCCATCCCAGCCACACCGGTCTTCACACCCCAGCCCCACCGGTCTTCACACTACGTTCCCTCTAACTGTCTCCCGGTCTATCATGTGTTTTTAGAAGAAGAACCTCACCTGTTCTAGACCTGACGAATGTGTCTGCGTAGTAGACTAAGTCTGAGGTGTAGTCCAGGACAATCCACAGCATTGtgtatgtgttctggagttcGTTAAAACATGCCCTGTTGGACGGCAAAACAACAGTCAACAACAatatacaacttttttttttttaatacaacaaacattcaacaacaaaaatcgGATATATTCCCATTGTAAGATAAAATGAAGTGAACTGTACTGTATGAGAACAAACCTGGTCACTAGCATcatcaggttgtagaaacatggTGCTGCTATGATGGTGAGCCATGTGTAGTATTTGTCTGCTGATGGGTCCATGATCCAAATCTCTTTCCTGAAACATGACCGCACAGTtttcaatcaaattgatttatatagcccttcttacatcagctgatatctcaaagtgttgtacagatacccagcctaaaaccccaaacagcaagcaatgcaggtgcagaaacactgtggctaggaaaaactccctagaaaggccagaacctaggaagaaaccttgagaggaaccaggctatgaagggtAGCCTCAATCACAAAGGGGTTGAGTGACAAGATTGACCACCATCTTGcatatacaatacattacaacgGAACAACATTTGTTCATGTCTGTTCTGACATTGTAGAATCAATGGCCACCATGTTCAATGTTGGTAAAACAATGGCTacccttctctcctgtgtgtgttcttaccGACACCCAAGTAGTGTTACTCTCCCACCTATCCATTTTTTATGTTAGTGTAGCAATGCTGCCAGATGTGCCTTATCCTTCACATCTTGGGGCAGACGACCAATCAGACTACAGTCATACTTACGGGggctcttccttcttcttctcctccttcttagGCTCCTCCTTCTTAGGCTCCTCCTTCTTaggctcctcctctttcttctcctctttctcctcctctttcttctcctctttctcctcctctttcttctcatcTTCTTGCGCTTCCTGTTTTTTCTCCTCTTTCTTTATTTCATCCTTCTTGTCATCTTTTTTGCTATGGATAATGGATGTTTATTTTTCATGTTGTTGTTAAGGATTAAGATGATCTATAAGTGACTTTCTAGGGTATTTATGGCAGACTATTGACAGACTTGGTGGACTAATTGGCATACTATTGGTAGACTATTGGTGGACTAATTGGCATGCTGTTGGTAGACTATTGGTGGACTAATTGGCATACTATTGGTAGACTATTGGTGGACTATCATAGTAGACTATTGGTGGACTAATTGGCATACTATTGGTAGACTATTGGTGGACTAATTGGCATGCTGTTGGTAGACTATTGGTGGACTAATTGGCATACTATTGGTAGACTATTGGTGGACTATCATAGTAGACTATTGGTGGACTAATTGGCATACTATTGGTAGACTATTGGTGGACTAATTGGCATACTATTGGTAGACTATTGGTGGACTATCATAGTACAATATGAGCCAAGGCTAGTGGAAAGGTCGTTACTTGCCTAGGGGGCATTGATACTctacagcagggttccccaataggTGGCTCGCGGGCCGAATCTCATTTTATTTGCCTCCCCAAGTTTTCtgaacaatttttattttatttaatcatttTTGTTGTTGGACATGAAACAATGTAAAATCACTAGGAAATCAGCTCAAAGTTATTTTAATTTAGAACATCTGTTTCCAAGTAGTCCCACGCATAAATAAAGCCATATGTGATCGTatcccaatgtaatcaaggtagGAGATTATTCTGTTATCGTCAAATACTatatctggggcggcagggtagcctagtggttagagtgttggactagtaactgaaaggttgcaagttcaaatccctgagctgacaaggtacaaatctgtcattctgcccctgaactggcagttaacccactgttcctaggctgtcattgaaaataagaatttgttcttaactgacttgcctagttatacataaaggttaaaaatatatatatataaatgtatttatatttaagattcttgtggtcaatttgcagtgtattaattatttatttataactATGTTCTGGTCCCCCGACCATCGACTCAAGGAAAATCATCCTCTGCCTGAATGTAATTGTGGACCCCTGCTCTACAGAAACAGTAACAGGTCA
Coding sequences within it:
- the LOC112238613 gene encoding cyclic nucleotide-gated channel cone photoreceptor subunit alpha-like is translated as MAKICTDQSYPATTRQQPSLCTPNDNLDSIENGTPRSNSECEDTSLEIQGSASVLTIRHPESHRDSFTGSGALARMHREVERPDSFLERFRTPELKEVSSRESNARSQGYPDRVRKRNQVSQWPLAMYNMNNCNNTDDKKDDKKDEIKKEEKKQEAQEDEKKEEEKEEKKEEEKEEKKEEEPKKEEPKKEEPKKEEKKKEEPPKEIWIMDPSADKYYTWLTIIAAPCFYNLMMLVTRACFNELQNTYTMLWIVLDYTSDLVYYADTFVRSRTGYLEQGLLVKDKQKLLDKYRQTEQFKWDVISMLPTDLLFLKVGINNPELRLNRLAKMNRLFEYFDRTETRTSFPNVFRISNLVLYILIIIHWNACIFFAISKTIGFGSDTWVYPNISHPEHGRLSRKYIYCLYWSTLTLTTIGETPPPVRDFEYLFVVADFLIGVLIFATIVGNVGAMISNMNKNRADFQAKIDSIKQYMQFRKVSKDLEARVIKWFDYLWTEKKTCDEKEVLKNLPDKLKAEIAIDVHLDTLKKVKIFQECEAGLLIELVMKLQPQVFSPGDYICKKGDIGREMYIIKEGKLAVVAEDGVTQWCVLSDGAYFGDISILGIKGSKAGNRRTANIRSVGYSDLFALSKDDLMEALTEYPEAKKILEEKGKATLMKDNMIDEEIANAGADPKDMEEKILRLESNMEIMTSKLAKIMAEFTSGQGKIKQRITDMESTVKSVRPEDISEVVADK